The genomic segment TCGGTGTTGTCCACGATTCTTTAATCGACTAATCACTTCTTGAAATGAGCAGGCAAGCATTGTTGCTTTGTTCTGCCGGACTCCATAGACACGCCCATCAATAATTATTACGAAAAACCCTAAAGCGAGAGCACTTAATCGTTCGTAGGCACATGCGATATGTGACTCTATCGCAAATACAGATGGGTCGCCAACAATCATTTAAACTCTTTGCGAATGTAGTTTGGTATATCCTCAAGTCGAATTGGACCTGCGCCGGCCGTCGAGCCATTCCAGTGAGTTTCGCCATTGCTTGGACGGCTAAAGCGGTGAAATACTCCATCCGAATCTTTGGCCCAGCGAACACCGGTTTTATCGACAACCGACTTGTCAAACAAGTCTTGAACATTAGAGGGTTCTGTCAGGGCAATCGAGCGTCGAAGTCACGGTTTGATTATTGCGTGAGGAAGTGGTCAGGGAAGCCCCGCGAATTCGGGCTTGGATTTCTCTGATCATTTAGCAACGGAGTTGACTCGTGTCCTCAGCATTTGTTGAAACAGTTACGCAGTACTTTGAAGAAGTTACAGATCCCCGCGTCAATCGTGGTCAGAATTATCCTCTGATCGAAATGGTCTTCGTTGCGCTGTGCGGCTCGATTTGTGATTGCAACTCTTGGGTCGACGTCAGTGAGTTCGGTCATGCCAAACTCGCTTGGTTTCGGAAGTTTCTGCCGTTCAAGCTCGGTGTTCCCTCGCACGACACGTTTAGCGAAGTTTTCGCCCGATTGGACAGCGTGCAGTTTTACGCCGCCTTGCAGTCGTGGACCACCAGTATCGCCGGTTCGCTACAGGGTCAGACAGTCGCCTTTGACGGCAAGACATTGTGCGGGTCGTTCGATCAGGCGTCTGCCAAATCCGCGTTGCACTCGGTCTCGGCATGGGTGTGCGGGCTGAAACTGTGCCTGGGCCTGAAATCGGTGGAAGACAAATCCAACGAAATCCCGGCTGTTCAGCAGTTAATTGATCTCATCGATCTGCGAGGAGCAATTGTCACGGCCGACGCGATGCACTGCCAGATCGAAACGGCCGCTAAGATCGCAGACAAAGGAGCGGACTACGTCTTGGTCGCGAAAGGAAACCAGAAATCACTGCAATCAGAGATCCGGGAAGTGCTGGCCAAAGCCTTCGAAGAGAATGATTCTCGCCTGCGACAATGTGCCTCCGCCGAAACGAGTCACGGCCGAGATGAGACGCGACAAGTCGTGGTGATGCCCGCTCCGAAGAATTCGAAAATCTTCTCGAGGTGGCCGAATATCCAAACCATCGGTGCGATCTATCGGACACGCGACGTCGACGGCAAACAGATCGAATGGCAAGACTGCTTCATCAGCAGCCTGTCTTCGAAGGTCCGCAATCATCGCGACCTTCTTCGATCTCACTGGAGTATCGAAAACTGCCAGCATCATATCTTAGATGTAACATTTACAGAGGATTCGAGTCGAATTCGGAAAGGAACGGGGCCCGAAATTAGTTCCGTTTTCCGCCGACTGGCGCTCACGATTTTGCAACAGGACACTTCGATCAAAGGAAGCCTTCGAAGCAAACGAAAGATTTGCGGCTGGGATGAATCCGCGTTTGAAAGGCTTCTCGCTGGTTTTTCTGAGGATTAACGCTCGATTGCCCTGGACTTGTCCCCCCCCGTATGAATGGTTTGTTTTCTCGATTGGGGTTCCGCGGCGTGTTGCGCTGAGTTTCATCGTTCGCTTGATTGTCTGGAGGGCGTGCAGTTGAGTGGGTTGGTGTCGCCACGATCCACCCGTTCCCTGCGTCAAGTTGTCGGGAGTCGAGATGTTCTGCGTGTACTTGTAGGCGGCAGTGTCTCTGGGATGTCTGTGGGCGAAGAGGGGCGCGAGCATTCGTCGATGTCGGAGTGTTTCGAAATTGTGCATGCCGGCCGGTGGTGATGAGGTTTTCGGGGGTGGCGAGCGGTGTGTCATCATTTGGGGCTCAAGGCATGATCGGGTTCTGCTGGTTGCCTGTGTTTTCCATTGGCCGGTCGAAGATTATGGATTGGTCCTGTGGCAGCAGGGGCGTGTTTGAGTGAATCAAAGAGGTTTCGCGGATAAGCCGTACTTATGGACGCAGTCGCCATTTTTAATGCTCTTGAAGCGGTGTTCTGGTTGATTGTCAGCGGCGTCGTTTGGTGGAAAAGCAGGGGCGCAGGTCGGTTTCGACAGCTCGGTGGCTGGGCGGCATTCTGGTTTGTCTTGTTTGGGATATCTGATGTGATCGAAGTCTTCACGGGTGCCTGGTGGCGGCCCCTGTCATTGCTCGTTTTGAAAGGAGTCTGCGTTGTCGCGCTGGTCACGTGCGGGGGCCTCTATCGGGCACGGTGTCGCTGACAGGTACGGCGGACGTTCTTGTCGCTGGGTTGATCCATTAACGATTGGCAATGTGTGTCGGGCGACTTGATCGCGACGTCTCTGGTTTTGATTTCAACTCGTTGGGATGCGTTTCCGCGTCCTCGATATCAGTTGCATGCCAAGGAGCTGTGCCGCCAGTCTGGTGAGGCCTGTCGAGTGGGGAGGATCTGCGGTTCTCACTTGTGAGAGATCCATGTTTGGCAATGGTTTGCATCGCTTGCGTTGAAGCGGGGGCGTCCTATAATCCAG from the Schlesneria paludicola DSM 18645 genome contains:
- a CDS encoding ISAs1 family transposase, producing MSSAFVETVTQYFEEVTDPRVNRGQNYPLIEMVFVALCGSICDCNSWVDVSEFGHAKLAWFRKFLPFKLGVPSHDTFSEVFARLDSVQFYAALQSWTTSIAGSLQGQTVAFDGKTLCGSFDQASAKSALHSVSAWVCGLKLCLGLKSVEDKSNEIPAVQQLIDLIDLRGAIVTADAMHCQIETAAKIADKGADYVLVAKGNQKSLQSEIREVLAKAFEENDSRLRQCASAETSHGRDETRQVVVMPAPKNSKIFSRWPNIQTIGAIYRTRDVDGKQIEWQDCFISSLSSKVRNHRDLLRSHWSIENCQHHILDVTFTEDSSRIRKGTGPEISSVFRRLALTILQQDTSIKGSLRSKRKICGWDESAFERLLAGFSED